The following proteins are co-located in the Spirosoma montaniterrae genome:
- a CDS encoding polyprenol monophosphomannose synthase, producing MKERLVVIPTYNEIENIEAIIRKVFSLPEPFDILIVDDGSPDGTARRVRDLQDEFPANGPSRRLNLLERRGKLGLGTAYIDGFKWALSRGYQYLFEMDADFSHNPDDLIRLYHACADDESNRAGAPRADVAVGSRYIKGVNVVNWPMGRVLMSYFAGVYVRFVTGMNIMDPTAGFVCYRADVLEVILHNPIKFVGYAFQIEMKFTCWKYGFRITEVPIIFTDRTKGVSKMSSKIFKEAVFGVLQMKISSFFRHYIPRREEAVKAEEPVDAV from the coding sequence GTGAAAGAACGCCTTGTTGTCATACCCACCTACAACGAAATCGAAAACATCGAAGCCATCATTCGTAAGGTGTTCAGTTTGCCCGAACCGTTCGACATTCTGATTGTGGATGATGGTTCGCCCGATGGCACGGCACGGCGCGTTCGCGATTTGCAGGACGAGTTTCCGGCCAACGGCCCGTCGCGCCGGCTGAACCTGCTCGAACGGCGCGGTAAGCTGGGCTTAGGCACGGCTTATATCGACGGGTTTAAATGGGCTCTCTCACGCGGTTATCAGTACCTCTTCGAGATGGACGCCGACTTCTCGCACAACCCCGACGACCTGATTCGGCTCTATCACGCCTGCGCCGACGACGAATCGAACCGGGCTGGTGCACCCCGCGCCGACGTGGCCGTTGGGTCGCGGTATATCAAGGGCGTAAACGTGGTCAACTGGCCTATGGGCCGGGTACTGATGTCATACTTTGCGGGCGTTTATGTGCGCTTTGTCACGGGTATGAACATCATGGACCCCACGGCGGGTTTTGTTTGCTACCGGGCTGATGTACTGGAAGTTATCCTGCACAACCCGATTAAGTTCGTGGGCTATGCATTCCAGATCGAGATGAAGTTTACATGCTGGAAATACGGCTTCCGCATTACCGAAGTACCCATCATCTTCACCGACCGAACGAAGGGCGTCTCGAAAATGTCGTCCAAGATTTTCAAGGAAGCGGTGTTTGGCGTATTGCAAATGAAAATCAGCAGCTTTTTCCGCCATTACATCCCCCGCCGGGAAGAAGCAGTCAAAGCAGAAGAGCCGGTCGATGCGGTGTAG
- a CDS encoding DUF6044 family protein, translated as MPLRLSRFSSSEKYYLIGAAGLLLLYVLPYAWLGEGAHLTIHDNLDSDFLYLYLLKINNTAFDFRLDTIIPNMMSGGPSNGIPRSAFRTGLNFEVLSFYLLPPYLAQVLNFAAVHGIGFVGMYALLRRYVLPEPGWAFVRVAVALLFALVPCYIVHGASVTGQPLLLFAFLNLLNHRARPTNWLIIVLFPFYSFFVWAGLFICVALGLIGAVAMLRQRFINWHYVGGLALLAVLYVASEWQLIYGFINQTYISQRTEFDYSRLRPMHVGDSLRRSADLFVWPMFNTGAFLTLGILGTAGLGAWLAYRRGDRRAVGWLLGLPVLAGLICLLHGFYHYLVVWLGNGSLGMNFRVFQFDRFYFLLPTLWFILFAMALRALSGQQRNKPRAITSSNNIRLVSLLLAGQFVVMVYANKEWRINVGKLFGAVTEAEQPSYRAFFAEKQFTKIRTFIGRPPESYRVICLGMHPSVAQYNGFYTLDSYQNNYPLPYKHAFRRIIAPELAKGSKKMRTYYDAYGCRVYLYTAELGMNYLFGKTSNAAVNNLKINANALKEMGGQYVISAVPIRNASQNQLRLESIFNDSESYWKVWLYRVL; from the coding sequence ATGCCGCTGCGTTTATCCCGCTTCTCCTCGTCCGAAAAATACTACCTGATTGGTGCCGCCGGGCTTTTGTTGCTGTACGTTTTGCCGTATGCATGGCTCGGCGAAGGCGCACACCTGACCATTCACGATAACTTAGACAGCGATTTTCTGTACCTCTACCTGCTGAAAATCAACAATACGGCCTTCGATTTTCGGCTCGATACCATTATCCCGAATATGATGAGTGGGGGGCCATCGAACGGCATTCCGCGCTCGGCCTTCCGAACGGGGCTGAATTTCGAGGTATTGTCGTTTTATCTGCTCCCGCCCTATCTGGCGCAGGTGCTGAATTTCGCGGCTGTGCACGGCATTGGTTTCGTGGGCATGTATGCGCTGCTGCGTCGGTACGTACTGCCGGAGCCGGGTTGGGCCTTCGTGCGGGTGGCGGTGGCTCTGCTATTCGCGCTGGTGCCGTGCTACATAGTGCATGGCGCATCGGTAACGGGGCAACCGCTGCTGCTGTTCGCCTTTCTGAACCTGCTCAACCACCGCGCCCGCCCAACCAACTGGCTTATTATTGTACTGTTTCCGTTCTACTCATTTTTCGTTTGGGCAGGGCTGTTTATCTGCGTAGCACTGGGCCTGATTGGAGCCGTAGCGATGCTCCGTCAACGATTCATTAACTGGCATTATGTGGGTGGGCTGGCGTTGCTGGCCGTTTTATACGTAGCCAGCGAATGGCAACTGATTTACGGCTTTATCAACCAGACGTACATTTCACAACGCACCGAATTCGATTACAGCCGCTTACGACCAATGCACGTGGGCGACAGTTTGCGCCGGTCAGCCGATTTATTTGTCTGGCCGATGTTCAATACCGGCGCGTTTCTGACGCTCGGCATTCTGGGCACCGCCGGGCTGGGTGCCTGGCTGGCCTATCGCCGTGGCGACCGGCGGGCGGTTGGGTGGTTGCTGGGCTTGCCCGTGCTGGCCGGGCTTATCTGCCTGCTTCACGGTTTCTATCACTACCTCGTCGTGTGGCTTGGCAACGGTTCGCTGGGGATGAACTTCCGCGTTTTCCAGTTCGACCGCTTTTATTTTCTGCTTCCCACACTCTGGTTTATTCTCTTCGCGATGGCGTTGCGGGCACTATCGGGACAGCAGCGAAACAAGCCGCGTGCCATTACTTCGAGTAATAATATTCGGCTGGTTTCGCTGCTGTTGGCCGGGCAGTTCGTAGTAATGGTTTATGCCAACAAGGAATGGCGCATCAACGTCGGTAAACTGTTCGGCGCGGTTACGGAAGCGGAGCAGCCCTCCTACCGGGCCTTTTTCGCCGAGAAGCAATTCACGAAAATTCGTACTTTCATTGGTCGTCCACCCGAAAGTTACCGGGTTATCTGTCTGGGTATGCACCCCTCCGTAGCGCAATACAACGGTTTTTATACGCTCGACAGCTACCAAAATAATTATCCCCTGCCCTACAAACACGCCTTTCGCCGAATCATCGCTCCCGAACTGGCGAAGGGATCGAAAAAAATGCGAACGTACTACGACGCTTACGGGTGCCGGGTATATTTGTACACAGCCGAACTGGGCATGAATTACCTGTTTGGCAAAACCAGCAACGCGGCTGTTAACAATCTAAAAATCAACGCAAACGCCCTAAAAGAAATGGGCGGGCAGTATGTCATTTCCGCCGTACCGATTCGGAATGCATCTCAAAACCAGCTCCGGCTCGAAAGCATTTTCAACGATTCGGAAAGTTATTGGAAAGTTTGGCTGTACCGGGTTTTGTAG
- a CDS encoding M28 family peptidase, with the protein MQTKTSLFLLTGLSLTMLTHAQNRATKAPPRPNASQPAVVAKLPEFSLTRTEIEVHTRFLASDELQGRRTGDPGNLAAARYIAEQFRLLGLKPAGDNGDYLQRIPFERVVAATSASMIIGGDKVELGKDLAVMAGGPADVSGDVVYVGYGLTDGEDGYKGRDVKGRILIAQGGSPEAKGPGEIFRASRQKRKLATEKGAAALIELYSESIPWGFVNQYFSREQITLPSGGSSAMAHLWLNNANNQFKHLKEPGMSLMLQTSGRPRIPAPSANVAGIIEGTDAKLKDEYVVLSAHFDHVGVGKQGGNAYPPSDSIFNGARDNAFGTVAILAASKALSQQRPKRSVLVLALTGEEVGLLGSSYYAEHPLVPLKQTIFDLNTDGAGYNDTTVVSVIGLERTGARAEIEAGAKAAGLGVFAEPAPEQGLFDRSDNVSFAAKGIPAPTFSAGFKAFNEEIGKYYHQAIDNPESLDFNYVQKFCQAYAHAARLIANRTTRPQWSAGDKYEAAGKALYGR; encoded by the coding sequence ATGCAAACAAAAACATCCCTGTTTTTGCTAACTGGCCTTTCGCTGACCATGCTCACCCACGCGCAAAACAGAGCCACCAAAGCACCTCCGCGCCCCAACGCCAGCCAGCCAGCAGTGGTAGCAAAACTGCCCGAATTTTCGCTAACCCGCACTGAAATTGAAGTCCATACCCGTTTTCTGGCTTCCGACGAGTTGCAGGGCCGGCGAACCGGCGACCCCGGCAATCTGGCAGCCGCCCGCTATATTGCCGAGCAGTTTCGGCTACTGGGCCTGAAACCCGCTGGCGATAACGGCGATTATTTACAGCGCATTCCGTTCGAGCGAGTGGTGGCGGCTACATCGGCCAGTATGATTATTGGCGGTGATAAGGTCGAATTGGGCAAAGATTTGGCAGTGATGGCCGGTGGCCCCGCCGACGTATCGGGCGATGTAGTGTACGTAGGCTACGGCCTGACCGATGGCGAAGATGGTTACAAAGGCCGCGACGTGAAAGGCCGGATTTTGATAGCGCAGGGCGGTTCGCCTGAAGCCAAAGGACCGGGCGAAATTTTCCGGGCTTCGCGTCAGAAACGAAAATTAGCTACTGAAAAGGGCGCGGCTGCCCTCATTGAACTTTACTCCGAGTCGATTCCGTGGGGCTTTGTCAATCAATATTTTAGTCGTGAACAGATTACGCTGCCTTCGGGTGGTTCATCGGCAATGGCGCATTTGTGGCTTAACAATGCCAACAATCAGTTTAAGCACCTGAAAGAGCCTGGCATGTCGCTGATGCTCCAAACGTCGGGGCGGCCCCGCATTCCTGCGCCTTCGGCCAATGTTGCGGGCATCATTGAAGGCACCGACGCTAAACTGAAAGACGAGTACGTGGTATTGTCGGCCCACTTCGACCACGTTGGCGTAGGCAAACAGGGCGGTAACGCTTACCCGCCATCCGATAGTATTTTTAACGGCGCACGCGACAATGCCTTCGGCACGGTGGCAATTCTGGCTGCGTCCAAAGCGTTGTCGCAACAGCGTCCCAAACGCTCTGTGCTGGTGCTGGCCCTGACCGGCGAAGAAGTGGGTTTACTCGGCAGCAGCTACTATGCCGAACATCCGTTGGTGCCGTTGAAACAAACAATTTTCGACCTTAATACCGACGGTGCCGGGTATAACGACACCACCGTCGTTTCGGTAATCGGTCTCGAACGCACGGGTGCGCGAGCCGAAATCGAAGCCGGGGCCAAAGCGGCTGGGCTGGGCGTATTTGCCGAACCCGCCCCCGAACAGGGGCTGTTCGACCGCTCCGACAATGTGAGTTTCGCGGCTAAGGGCATTCCAGCCCCAACATTTTCAGCCGGCTTTAAAGCTTTTAACGAGGAAATTGGTAAGTACTACCATCAGGCTATCGACAACCCGGAGTCGCTGGATTTTAATTATGTACAGAAATTCTGTCAGGCATATGCTCATGCGGCCCGCCTGATTGCCAACCGCACCACGCGCCCGCAATGGTCGGCAGGCGATAAGTATGAAGCCGCCGGAAAAGCCTTGTATGGGCGATAG
- a CDS encoding phosphoribosylglycinamide formyltransferase, translated as MKRIALFASGSGSNAEKIAQYFANGTDVEITLVLTNNPKAGVIERSRRGFGCGLHVPVLTFDRAAFHESDRIIKILKNQQIDLIVLAGFMWLIPAGLVRAFPNQMVNIHPALLPRFGGKGMYGHHVHEAVVAAGETESGITIHYVNEHYDEGQVIFQARCPVSATDTPDDVARKVQALEHEHYPKIVETILRELS; from the coding sequence GTGAAACGCATCGCCTTGTTTGCTTCGGGTTCAGGCTCGAATGCCGAAAAAATAGCCCAGTATTTTGCCAACGGCACCGACGTTGAGATTACGCTTGTTCTGACCAATAATCCGAAAGCGGGCGTTATCGAGCGCAGTAGGCGGGGATTTGGCTGCGGGCTGCACGTACCCGTGCTGACATTCGACCGAGCCGCGTTTCATGAGAGCGACCGAATTATAAAAATTCTTAAAAATCAGCAGATTGACCTGATTGTGCTGGCTGGTTTTATGTGGCTCATACCAGCCGGTTTAGTTCGGGCGTTTCCGAATCAGATGGTGAATATCCATCCGGCTCTGCTGCCCAGATTTGGCGGAAAAGGCATGTATGGTCATCACGTCCATGAGGCCGTAGTAGCGGCTGGCGAAACTGAATCGGGCATTACCATTCATTACGTGAACGAACACTACGACGAAGGGCAGGTTATTTTTCAGGCCCGCTGCCCTGTATCGGCCACCGACACGCCCGACGACGTTGCCCGTAAGGTGCAGGCACTCGAACACGAACATTACCCGAAGATTGTGGAAACCATTCTCCGCGAACTATCATGA
- a CDS encoding DUF4834 domain-containing protein: protein MLLKYLFILTLIILFVPPVRRFVFYLLVGRQLVKQQKQPGRGSHREGNIRVDNRPPQTDTRFKGGEYVDYEEVK from the coding sequence ATGTTGCTCAAATATCTGTTCATTCTGACGCTTATTATCTTGTTCGTACCGCCTGTGCGTCGGTTTGTTTTCTATTTGCTCGTAGGGCGGCAATTGGTGAAACAGCAAAAACAACCGGGCCGGGGTTCGCACCGCGAAGGCAACATTCGTGTCGACAATCGCCCCCCGCAAACGGATACGCGTTTTAAAGGAGGTGAATACGTTGATTATGAGGAAGTAAAGTGA
- a CDS encoding SDR family oxidoreductase, giving the protein MTKILITGANGLLGQKLVDLLAKQADVELIATARGQNRLPFSDGYTYRSMDITDRQQVLDTLAEVRPDAVIHGAAMTDVDKCELDKDACWAQNVSATEYIVEACQQTNAFLCHVSTDFIFDGAAGPYDETAEPNPISFYGWSKYAAEKVVRHSGIRWGIARTVLVYGIAHDMSRSNIILWVKKSLEDGKKIKVVTDQFRSPTLAEDLAQGCALIATQQAEGIFNISGKEVLTPYEMAIQTADYFGLDKSLITMADASTFKQTARRPPRTGFIIDKARTVLGYDPHSFDEGIATLASQLAK; this is encoded by the coding sequence ATGACAAAAATTCTGATTACTGGTGCCAATGGGCTACTGGGCCAAAAATTGGTCGACCTGCTTGCGAAACAAGCTGATGTTGAGTTGATAGCTACTGCTCGCGGGCAAAATCGGTTACCTTTTTCCGACGGGTATACGTATCGGTCGATGGATATTACCGACCGGCAGCAGGTGCTCGATACGCTGGCCGAGGTGCGGCCCGATGCGGTTATCCACGGCGCAGCCATGACCGATGTGGATAAGTGCGAATTGGACAAAGATGCCTGCTGGGCACAGAATGTATCGGCTACCGAATACATCGTGGAAGCCTGTCAGCAAACCAACGCGTTTCTTTGCCACGTTTCGACCGATTTTATTTTCGACGGTGCCGCCGGTCCTTACGACGAAACCGCCGAACCGAATCCCATCAGCTTCTACGGCTGGAGCAAGTATGCCGCCGAGAAAGTAGTACGGCACAGCGGTATCCGGTGGGGCATTGCCCGCACGGTGCTGGTATATGGTATTGCCCATGACATGAGCCGCAGCAACATCATTTTGTGGGTCAAGAAATCGCTCGAAGATGGCAAAAAAATCAAGGTCGTGACCGATCAGTTTCGCAGCCCAACGCTGGCCGAAGATTTAGCACAAGGATGTGCGTTGATTGCTACCCAACAGGCCGAAGGTATCTTCAACATTTCGGGCAAAGAGGTGCTGACACCCTACGAAATGGCAATTCAAACCGCCGATTACTTCGGTCTCGACAAGTCGCTGATTACGATGGCCGATGCTTCTACGTTCAAACAAACCGCCCGTCGCCCTCCGCGTACAGGGTTTATCATCGACAAAGCCCGCACGGTGCTCGGCTATGACCCCCACAGCTTTGATGAGGGCATTGCCACGCTGGCAAGTCAGTTGGCAAAATGA
- a CDS encoding ATP-binding cassette domain-containing protein, producing the protein MLATRQLTFAYDPAKPFSFPDIQCADREALLILGRSGTGKTTLLHLLALLLQPQSGSVIINQTDLTQLSVAETAAFRAQHVGIVYQKPHFVSSLSVIDNLLMANYLANKPQNKARARELAGQLGFADYLGKKTNQMSQGEQQRVSIARAVMNQPDVILADEPTSSLDDENTARVVSLLRQQSEQIGASLIVVTHDQRLKDVFQNQVLLP; encoded by the coding sequence ATGCTTGCTACGCGCCAACTTACGTTTGCCTACGACCCCGCCAAACCGTTTTCGTTTCCCGACATTCAGTGTGCCGACCGCGAAGCTTTGCTGATTCTGGGCCGGTCGGGAACGGGAAAAACCACGTTGCTGCACCTGCTGGCGTTGCTATTGCAGCCCCAAAGCGGCTCGGTTATCATCAATCAAACCGACCTGACCCAGCTCAGCGTGGCCGAAACGGCAGCATTTCGGGCGCAACACGTTGGCATCGTATACCAGAAACCGCACTTCGTCAGTTCGCTATCTGTGATCGATAACCTGCTAATGGCGAATTATTTAGCCAATAAGCCGCAGAACAAAGCCCGCGCCCGCGAACTGGCTGGACAGTTGGGTTTTGCAGACTATCTTGGTAAGAAAACGAATCAGATGAGTCAGGGCGAACAACAGCGCGTGAGCATTGCCCGCGCGGTGATGAATCAGCCCGACGTGATTCTGGCCGATGAGCCAACGTCGAGTCTCGATGATGAGAATACAGCTCGTGTGGTATCGCTGCTGCGTCAGCAATCGGAGCAGATCGGAGCCAGTCTGATTGTGGTGACACACGATCAGCGGCTGAAAGACGTATTTCAAAATCAGGTTTTGCTTCCGTAG
- a CDS encoding DUF167 domain-containing protein produces the protein MTISLKVKPGSKVDMLFYDAAGSGREKLLTAKIKAPAQDGKANAYLVEFLAKQLGVAKSGVAIVSGHTSQHKRVAIDVSEEHFSRFQESLGI, from the coding sequence ATGACCATCAGCCTGAAAGTAAAACCTGGCAGCAAAGTAGATATGTTGTTCTACGATGCTGCCGGGTCAGGCCGCGAAAAGCTGCTCACTGCGAAGATTAAAGCCCCGGCGCAGGATGGTAAGGCCAACGCCTATTTGGTTGAGTTTCTGGCGAAGCAATTAGGCGTTGCCAAGTCGGGAGTAGCGATTGTTTCGGGCCACACGAGTCAGCACAAACGAGTGGCGATTGATGTGAGTGAAGAACACTTTTCGCGCTTTCAGGAAAGTTTGGGGATTTAG
- a CDS encoding DUF3226 domain-containing protein, translating into MQIQEKFNAKLLVEGNDDQHVIWAICEKYKVAETFDVIDNQSDSRVLKRLPLDIRQEAIKTVGVVLDADQNLQERWQSLKTILGKSGYSLPEMPDPEGFIHHAHDIYPKIGIWLMPDNLKSGMLEDFARHLIPPDDRLEPIVIEILNQVEKEGIERCYNPELHRAKAHIHTWLAWQVDPGTPMGMALTKTYLDHNAHLCQRFVGWLNRLFNE; encoded by the coding sequence ATGCAGATACAGGAGAAGTTCAATGCCAAATTGCTGGTAGAAGGCAATGATGATCAACATGTTATCTGGGCCATCTGCGAAAAATACAAGGTTGCCGAAACGTTCGATGTGATTGACAACCAGAGCGACAGCCGCGTCCTCAAACGTTTACCGCTTGATATTAGGCAGGAAGCAATCAAAACGGTTGGTGTCGTTCTGGATGCCGATCAGAATTTGCAGGAACGATGGCAAAGTTTAAAAACGATATTGGGTAAGTCCGGCTACAGCCTACCCGAAATGCCAGACCCTGAAGGTTTTATTCATCACGCACACGACATCTATCCTAAAATCGGTATCTGGCTTATGCCCGACAATTTGAAATCGGGCATGCTGGAAGATTTTGCCCGGCATCTGATACCACCGGACGATAGGCTTGAGCCAATCGTGATAGAAATACTCAATCAAGTCGAAAAAGAAGGTATTGAGCGTTGTTATAACCCCGAACTTCACCGCGCAAAGGCCCATATTCATACATGGCTTGCCTGGCAGGTAGACCCCGGTACACCGATGGGAATGGCCCTGACCAAAACCTATCTCGACCACAACGCCCACCTCTGCCAGCGGTTTGTTGGCTGGCTGAATCGGCTTTTTAACGAATAG
- a CDS encoding peptidylprolyl isomerase: MKKTVLLLFFLLPFLVSAQNRKKKDFLVTLTTKYGPMRLVLYDQTPKHKENFIRLTNERFYDSLLFHRVIQGFMIQGGDPGSRMAQPGQLLGDGENGYKVPAEIVPELFHKKGTLAAARDNNPEKASSGCQFYIVQGRTWTDDELQQQIERGRTRSVSRVFTDAQKQTYKTLGGTPHLDGTYTVFGEVVDGLAVVDSIAKQPGNSVNRPLQDIRMGVSGKWVKKKKITKRYGYKF; encoded by the coding sequence ATGAAAAAAACAGTCCTGCTTCTTTTCTTTCTTCTCCCGTTCCTCGTTTCGGCTCAAAATCGCAAAAAGAAAGATTTTTTGGTAACGCTCACAACAAAATATGGCCCCATGCGACTGGTGTTATACGATCAGACGCCGAAACACAAGGAAAACTTCATTAGACTGACTAATGAGCGGTTCTACGATAGTTTGCTGTTTCACCGGGTTATTCAGGGATTTATGATTCAGGGGGGCGACCCTGGTTCGCGTATGGCTCAGCCCGGTCAATTGCTCGGAGACGGCGAGAATGGCTATAAAGTACCCGCCGAGATAGTGCCCGAACTGTTTCATAAAAAAGGTACGCTGGCCGCTGCCCGCGACAATAATCCTGAAAAAGCGTCGAGTGGTTGCCAGTTCTACATCGTGCAGGGCCGCACTTGGACTGATGATGAGTTGCAGCAGCAAATTGAGCGCGGACGCACCCGCTCGGTCAGCCGCGTGTTTACCGACGCGCAAAAGCAGACATACAAAACCCTCGGTGGAACTCCGCATTTAGACGGGACATACACCGTTTTTGGCGAAGTTGTTGATGGCCTGGCCGTTGTTGACAGCATTGCGAAACAACCGGGCAATTCAGTGAACCGTCCCTTACAGGACATACGCATGGGCGTTTCGGGTAAGTGGGTGAAGAAAAAGAAGATTACGAAACGCTACGGCTATAAATTTTAG
- the hemG gene encoding protoporphyrinogen oxidase, translating into MRIGIIGAGISGLTLAFELQQRGIPYQIWEASDQAGGYIRSRRDGPYLRELGPNSLLGDADLLAWLDGLSLTPELVFANPVSKARFIFRNGQYRALPSGPPSLLFGNFFSWKTKWAMFREPANRTTSPPGETLAAFFRRRFTDEIVDYALGPFVAGIYAGDPEHLLVSETFPLLLAYEREYGSVLRGLIKNQSATGRRQSFSFREGMQTLPNALTARLENLSLKTPITEIERVGNGWRVQSVQGIETVDRLVLAVGTDAAARLVAPHTPGLTDALHGVSYPPMTAVHSAYKRADVQHPLNGFGGLNPHVEGRFCAGHIWSSSIFSGRCPADEVLFTTFVGGTQSARNAQQPDEILLANVHRELAESFGIRANAPTFRAVYRWERAIPQYDEAIVAVKHQVDALAGQNLFVCANWYGGVSLADCIGKGRRLAEALSQPID; encoded by the coding sequence ATGAGAATCGGCATTATTGGTGCAGGCATTTCGGGCCTGACTTTAGCATTTGAGCTTCAGCAACGCGGCATTCCTTACCAGATTTGGGAAGCATCTGACCAAGCCGGCGGCTACATTCGCTCCCGGCGCGACGGGCCGTACCTGCGCGAACTCGGCCCCAACTCGCTGCTGGGCGACGCCGATTTACTGGCCTGGCTCGACGGTCTGAGCCTGACGCCCGAACTGGTGTTTGCCAATCCGGTCAGCAAGGCGCGGTTTATTTTCCGAAATGGGCAGTATCGCGCCCTGCCCTCCGGTCCGCCGTCGCTGCTGTTCGGCAATTTTTTTAGCTGGAAAACCAAATGGGCCATGTTTCGTGAGCCTGCTAACCGCACCACGTCGCCCCCCGGCGAAACCCTGGCCGCTTTTTTCCGACGCCGGTTTACTGACGAAATCGTTGACTACGCACTCGGCCCGTTTGTGGCAGGCATCTACGCAGGCGACCCCGAGCATCTGCTGGTTTCGGAAACGTTCCCGCTTCTGTTAGCATACGAACGCGAGTATGGCTCGGTGCTGCGCGGACTGATAAAGAACCAGTCGGCAACCGGTCGGCGGCAGTCGTTCAGTTTCCGGGAAGGCATGCAAACGCTACCCAACGCACTGACTGCCAGGCTCGAAAATTTATCGCTCAAGACACCCATTACCGAAATTGAGCGCGTTGGCAACGGTTGGCGGGTTCAGAGCGTACAGGGAATTGAAACCGTTGACCGGCTTGTGCTGGCCGTTGGCACCGACGCAGCCGCCCGGCTTGTGGCCCCGCACACACCCGGCCTGACCGATGCGCTGCACGGCGTTTCGTATCCGCCTATGACAGCCGTGCATTCGGCCTACAAACGCGCCGACGTGCAGCACCCGCTCAACGGCTTTGGTGGATTGAATCCGCACGTTGAAGGTCGTTTCTGCGCCGGACACATCTGGAGCAGTTCGATTTTTTCGGGCCGCTGCCCCGCCGATGAAGTGCTGTTCACGACTTTTGTGGGCGGAACCCAATCAGCCCGCAACGCCCAGCAGCCCGATGAGATACTGCTGGCTAACGTTCATCGCGAACTGGCCGAAAGTTTCGGTATTCGGGCCAATGCGCCAACGTTCCGGGCAGTTTATCGCTGGGAACGGGCTATTCCACAATACGATGAAGCTATCGTAGCGGTGAAGCATCAGGTCGACGCCCTGGCCGGGCAGAACCTGTTCGTTTGCGCCAACTGGTACGGGGGCGTCTCGTTGGCCGATTGCATTGGTAAGGGCAGGCGGCTGGCCGAAGCGTTGTCGCAACCAATTGATTAA
- a CDS encoding alpha/beta fold hydrolase yields the protein MNNLLLLLIFSISFGKAYAQSQKITIDGTQIAVQVSGLETRKQNEPVIVFESGFGTPMQHWNPIFNQVSKIAPVVAYDRPGIGDSQPDQQMPTVKNVADKLRKVLQALHVKPPYVLVGHSLGGVYVRGFAVYYPQELAGLVIIDPADFTETYDHFGQYMLDVGLSKAHVDSVMAQRRVETFKPNPKMPTSLQEELQILFNLRRSEFSEFNGKPLPNIPISFITSGRFEPFPNAKPIDEALFHSKTKFRIGRWIKFVDTVPKGRFFYSANAGHFVHRDDPGLVVSSIELVLKDAQMNTMSK from the coding sequence ATGAATAACCTCTTACTTCTGCTAATTTTCTCTATCTCTTTCGGTAAAGCATATGCACAATCCCAAAAGATTACCATCGACGGTACCCAAATCGCTGTACAAGTCTCCGGGTTAGAAACAAGAAAACAAAATGAACCTGTCATTGTGTTTGAAAGTGGCTTTGGGACGCCGATGCAGCACTGGAATCCAATCTTTAATCAGGTGAGCAAGATAGCCCCTGTAGTAGCTTATGATCGACCGGGAATAGGCGATTCTCAACCTGACCAGCAAATGCCTACCGTCAAAAACGTAGCCGATAAACTCAGAAAAGTATTACAGGCTTTACATGTTAAACCACCTTATGTGCTGGTAGGGCATTCCTTAGGCGGAGTTTACGTGCGAGGATTTGCCGTTTATTATCCCCAAGAACTAGCCGGGTTAGTAATTATTGACCCGGCAGATTTCACAGAGACTTATGACCACTTTGGTCAGTATATGTTAGACGTTGGTTTGAGTAAAGCACACGTAGACAGCGTAATGGCTCAGCGCCGAGTTGAGACTTTCAAACCCAATCCTAAAATGCCGACTTCGCTTCAGGAAGAATTACAAATTCTGTTTAATCTTAGACGGTCTGAATTTTCTGAGTTCAATGGCAAACCACTACCTAACATACCTATCTCATTTATAACCAGTGGACGTTTTGAACCCTTTCCCAATGCCAAACCGATTGATGAAGCATTATTCCATTCGAAGACGAAGTTTCGCATAGGGCGTTGGATAAAGTTCGTTGACACGGTACCCAAAGGACGTTTCTTTTACAGTGCAAACGCTGGACACTTTGTTCACCGAGATGACCCAGGCTTGGTAGTCTCAAGTATAGAGTTGGTTCTAAAAGACGCTCAAATGAATACAATGAGTAAGTAA